In the genome of Bradyrhizobium arachidis, one region contains:
- a CDS encoding GNAT family N-acetyltransferase produces the protein MNRPSTNFDIAIEPAFDFLSPEYAELFDGSAATAFQHPLWLHSLYTGLAPHAGATPLIVVARHRATGALAMVLPMLRVRRGPIRTVEFADLRVSDYLAPVCSPEVFSQLLADESACAEIRYLVRPFDLLRMTKIPDGRLPIENLLAAPRRVSMETNAYAAVLVAPFEQWRASALDRSYQKELAKKSRQLQKKGALSFACCNDSASVGEALDVMRKFRGPRFQSQGDGDLLQRPEYYAFYSDVALRGLGSFVRLYAMKMDGEVIAAVLGLHHQDSFMVIMSAFDIAGYKSQSLGALMFEQVARDCIERGDQMLDFTIGDEPYKKLFGGQPSPMWTVTQAGSTAGAISLFALKQAPWLKLAAKRMSEFRLLPTRTSTPTR, from the coding sequence ATGAACAGGCCCAGCACCAACTTCGATATCGCCATCGAGCCGGCGTTCGACTTCCTGTCGCCGGAATACGCAGAGCTGTTCGACGGCTCGGCCGCCACCGCGTTCCAGCATCCGCTCTGGCTGCATAGCCTCTACACCGGGCTTGCGCCGCATGCGGGCGCAACCCCTCTGATCGTCGTGGCGCGCCATCGCGCAACGGGCGCGCTTGCGATGGTGCTGCCCATGCTGCGGGTCCGGCGTGGACCGATCCGGACCGTCGAGTTCGCCGATCTCCGCGTCTCCGACTATCTCGCGCCGGTTTGCAGCCCCGAGGTATTTTCGCAGTTGCTTGCGGACGAGAGTGCATGTGCCGAGATCAGGTACCTCGTCCGTCCGTTCGATCTGCTCCGGATGACCAAAATTCCCGACGGACGGCTTCCGATCGAAAATCTCCTGGCTGCGCCTCGCCGCGTGTCGATGGAGACCAATGCCTACGCGGCCGTTCTCGTCGCGCCGTTCGAACAATGGCGGGCCAGCGCGCTGGATCGCTCCTATCAAAAGGAGCTCGCAAAGAAATCTCGCCAGCTCCAGAAGAAGGGCGCCCTGAGCTTCGCATGCTGCAACGACAGCGCCTCCGTCGGCGAGGCACTGGACGTGATGCGAAAGTTTCGCGGTCCGCGCTTTCAGTCGCAGGGCGACGGAGACCTGCTCCAGCGCCCCGAATATTACGCCTTCTATTCCGACGTGGCGCTTCGCGGTCTCGGCTCCTTTGTTCGGCTTTATGCCATGAAGATGGATGGCGAGGTGATCGCCGCCGTGCTCGGATTGCACCACCAGGACAGCTTCATGGTCATCATGAGCGCGTTCGACATCGCCGGATACAAGAGCCAGTCCCTGGGCGCGCTGATGTTCGAGCAGGTGGCACGGGATTGCATCGAGCGCGGCGATCAGATGCTCGACTTCACCATCGGTGACGAGCCGTACAAGAAATTGTTCGGCGGGCAGCCCTCGCCGATGTGGACGGTCACGCAGGCCGGCAGCACCGCGGGCGCCATATCCCTGTTCGCGCTGAAGCAGGCCCCCTGGCTCAAGCTGGCCGCCAAGAGGATGTCGGAGTTCAGGCTCTTGCCGACCCGTACCTCGACGCCCACGCGCTGA